In Legionella cardiaca, a genomic segment contains:
- a CDS encoding rod shape-determining protein, translating into MFRKLRGVFSNDLSIDLGTANTLIYVRDKGIVLNEPSVVALRNESGQKRVAAVGLEAKRMLGRTPGNINAIRPMKDGVIADFFVTEKMLQHFIHKVHENRFLRPSPRVLVCVPCGSTQVERRAIRESAMGAGAREVFLIEEPMAAALGSGMPVEEASGSMVVDIGGGTTEVAIISLSGIVYHQSVRIGGDKFDDAIVSYVRRNYGTLIGETTAERIKHEIGSAFPSRDLFEIEVRGRNLAEGVPRSFTLTSAEILEALQEPLSGIVGAVRAALELAPPELAADIAERGMVLTGGGALLKNMDTLLMEETGLPVLVAEDPLTCVARGGGKALETMDLRGGDFLSTE; encoded by the coding sequence ATGTTTAGGAAATTGAGGGGCGTTTTTTCCAATGATTTATCAATCGATTTGGGAACAGCGAATACATTGATTTACGTCAGGGATAAAGGAATTGTTTTAAACGAGCCATCTGTCGTAGCGCTTCGTAATGAATCAGGGCAGAAGCGAGTAGCTGCGGTGGGATTGGAAGCGAAGCGTATGCTGGGTAGAACACCTGGCAATATTAACGCGATACGACCAATGAAAGATGGTGTAATTGCCGATTTCTTCGTAACTGAAAAAATGTTGCAACACTTTATCCATAAAGTACATGAAAATCGTTTCTTGCGTCCAAGCCCACGCGTATTAGTCTGTGTACCTTGTGGTTCAACACAGGTAGAGCGACGTGCTATTCGCGAGTCAGCGATGGGTGCTGGTGCACGCGAAGTCTTCCTGATTGAAGAGCCAATGGCTGCTGCCTTAGGTTCTGGTATGCCAGTTGAAGAAGCCAGCGGTTCAATGGTTGTTGATATTGGCGGCGGTACCACAGAAGTTGCAATTATTTCTTTAAGTGGCATTGTTTATCATCAATCAGTACGCATTGGTGGTGATAAATTTGATGATGCAATTGTTTCTTATGTTCGCCGAAATTACGGTACTTTAATTGGTGAGACTACTGCTGAACGTATCAAGCATGAAATTGGTTCAGCCTTCCCAAGTCGTGATCTTTTCGAAATTGAAGTAAGAGGTAGAAACCTGGCTGAAGGGGTGCCTCGTAGCTTTACTTTAACCAGTGCGGAAATTCTTGAAGCATTGCAAGAACCTCTTTCCGGAATTGTTGGAGCAGTTAGAGCTGCTCTAGAATTGGCACCTCCAGAACTCGCTGCTGATATTGCTGAGCGTGGTATGGTGCTGACTGGTGGAGGTGCTCTATTAAAGAACATGGACACTCTATTGATGGAAGAAACAGGTCTGCCCGTGCTAGTTGCAGAAGATCCTTTAACCTGCGTGGCTCGAGGTGGTGGTAAAGCATTAGAAACCATGGATCTACGTGGCGGTGATTTCCTCTCAACAGAATAA
- a CDS encoding ComEA family DNA-binding protein — MKANLFAAAVLSLCVSFPLQAATNPGHSKSAAMASQSRIDLNKADAAILSQSVKGIGKKRAEAIVQYREEHGRFKSIEELAQVKGLGKQFVKNHMEQLQAVFTIG; from the coding sequence ATGAAAGCAAATTTATTTGCTGCTGCTGTATTATCTTTGTGCGTATCTTTCCCTCTACAAGCTGCAACGAATCCAGGTCACTCAAAGTCTGCGGCTATGGCTTCTCAAAGTAGAATTGATCTAAACAAAGCCGATGCTGCTATTCTTTCCCAATCTGTAAAAGGGATAGGCAAAAAGCGTGCAGAAGCTATTGTGCAATATAGAGAAGAGCATGGTCGTTTTAAATCAATCGAAGAATTAGCACAAGTCAAGGGATTAGGAAAACAATTCGTTAAAAATCATATGGAGCAGCTTCAAGCAGTTTTTACGATTGGCTAA
- a CDS encoding M20 family metallopeptidase: MLNPQRLSEYITLQWQENILPSLCDYIKIPNKSPHFDKQWQEHGYMEQAVNHVANWCRANAPLGMTLEVVRLPNRTPLLFMEVPGLRDETVLLYGHLDKQPEMTGWREGLGPWQPVIKDGKLYGRGGADDGYSAYASLTAIRALQEQGLPHARCILIIEACEESGSYDLPFYIDALKEKIGEPSLVICLDSGAGNYQQLWMTTSLRGNVTGELSVELLTEGVHSGYASGVVADSFRIAKQLISRIEDEVSGEIKLDALFCDIPEERINQATSCAEILGEELYSNFPFHPGVEPVTKDKQQLLLNRTWRPALAVTGALGLPAITDAGNVLRPKTSLKLSMRLPPLVCPEKAALAMQQALTENPPYQAKVAFHIHDGAVGWNAPKMVPWLEKAVNNASVTFYNRPAAYIGEGGTIPFMGMLGEKFPKAQFMITGVLGPHSNAHGPNEFLHLKMVEKLTACVAYVLNSHFNHVNLDR; this comes from the coding sequence ATGTTGAATCCCCAGAGATTGTCTGAATACATTACATTGCAATGGCAGGAAAATATTCTTCCAAGTCTTTGCGACTATATAAAAATTCCAAATAAGTCGCCTCATTTTGATAAACAGTGGCAGGAACATGGTTATATGGAACAAGCGGTTAACCATGTGGCTAATTGGTGTAGGGCCAATGCACCTTTGGGAATGACTTTAGAAGTTGTTCGTTTGCCCAATCGTACCCCGTTATTATTTATGGAAGTGCCAGGACTTCGGGATGAAACCGTTTTGCTGTATGGGCATTTAGATAAACAACCTGAAATGACTGGATGGAGAGAGGGATTAGGGCCGTGGCAGCCTGTTATTAAAGATGGCAAGCTTTATGGGCGAGGAGGAGCTGATGATGGTTATTCAGCTTATGCTTCATTGACAGCAATACGTGCTCTACAAGAGCAGGGCTTGCCCCATGCTCGTTGCATTTTAATTATTGAAGCTTGTGAAGAAAGTGGCAGTTATGACTTGCCTTTCTATATTGATGCGCTAAAGGAAAAAATAGGAGAGCCTTCTTTAGTCATTTGTCTTGATTCTGGTGCCGGTAATTATCAGCAACTTTGGATGACAACTTCCTTGCGTGGCAATGTAACAGGTGAATTGTCAGTCGAGCTACTTACCGAAGGTGTTCATTCAGGTTATGCCAGTGGCGTAGTGGCAGACAGTTTTCGCATAGCAAAACAATTAATAAGCCGTATTGAAGATGAAGTAAGTGGTGAAATTAAGTTAGATGCCTTGTTCTGTGACATTCCTGAAGAACGCATCAACCAAGCAACATCCTGTGCTGAAATTTTAGGTGAGGAGCTCTATAGTAATTTTCCTTTCCATCCGGGTGTTGAACCGGTTACAAAGGATAAGCAGCAATTGCTCTTAAATCGTACTTGGCGGCCCGCACTTGCAGTTACGGGTGCCCTTGGTTTACCTGCTATTACAGATGCGGGTAATGTGCTTAGACCAAAAACCTCATTAAAGCTGTCCATGCGATTACCTCCTTTGGTTTGCCCTGAAAAAGCGGCTTTGGCAATGCAGCAGGCATTAACAGAAAACCCACCTTATCAAGCTAAAGTAGCTTTCCATATCCATGACGGAGCAGTTGGCTGGAATGCGCCTAAAATGGTGCCATGGCTGGAGAAAGCGGTGAATAATGCCTCCGTAACCTTTTATAATAGGCCGGCAGCGTATATTGGAGAAGGAGGAACCATTCCTTTCATGGGAATGCTAGGTGAAAAATTTCCTAAAGCTCAATTTATGATTACTGGCGTTTTGGGACCTCATTCCAATGCGCATGGTCCAAATGAGTTCTTGCATTTGAAAATGGTTGAAAAATTAACGGCTTGCGTTGCTTATGTGCTAAATTCGCACTTTAATCACGTAAATCTCGACAGATAA
- a CDS encoding undecaprenyldiphospho-muramoylpentapeptide beta-N-acetylglucosaminyltransferase, translating into MNPRIVFTGGGTAGHVTPNLALIEILQTNDWQIDYIGSEDGIEKNMISSLTIPYHGVSSGKLRRYFSWKNFLDPLKIFLGISQAYCLLRKLKTDVVFSKGGFVAFPVVVAAWLHRIPVIAHESDMTPGLANRLSFPFVDKICVTFAAAKKHFKKQEKVEITGTPIRAQLFKGSKAKGLALCGFTEEKPCLLVVGGSQGSALLNKVLRESLSFLGEHYQIIHLCGKGKIDSNLLNKNNYCQFEYANEELADLFAASDIVISRAGANALYEILALGKPHILIPLSAKVSRGDQIQNARYFKEQGISTVVEEENLTPQSLLVAIEDVNQHKEEIIAKIKALEIESAALKIITLIKEQMHVESPEIV; encoded by the coding sequence ATGAATCCTCGTATCGTTTTTACTGGTGGTGGCACCGCAGGTCATGTAACACCTAATTTGGCATTAATTGAGATTTTACAAACAAATGACTGGCAAATTGATTACATAGGCTCGGAAGATGGCATAGAGAAAAACATGATAAGTTCATTAACTATTCCTTATCATGGTGTCAGTAGTGGCAAATTACGACGTTATTTTAGTTGGAAAAATTTTTTAGATCCTTTAAAAATTTTTCTTGGTATTAGCCAGGCTTATTGCTTATTACGAAAACTTAAAACGGATGTTGTGTTTTCCAAGGGAGGGTTTGTTGCGTTTCCTGTTGTTGTTGCTGCCTGGTTACATAGAATACCAGTGATTGCGCATGAGTCAGATATGACACCAGGTCTCGCTAATCGTTTAAGCTTTCCTTTTGTTGATAAAATCTGTGTTACTTTTGCAGCAGCCAAAAAACATTTTAAAAAACAAGAAAAGGTTGAAATCACCGGAACGCCAATACGCGCACAATTATTTAAAGGTTCCAAAGCAAAAGGGCTGGCTTTATGCGGTTTTACTGAGGAAAAACCTTGTTTATTAGTTGTAGGAGGTAGCCAGGGCTCAGCCTTACTCAACAAAGTATTAAGAGAATCCTTATCTTTTTTAGGTGAACATTACCAAATTATTCATTTATGTGGCAAAGGTAAGATAGATAGCAATTTGCTTAATAAAAATAATTACTGCCAATTTGAATATGCTAATGAAGAGTTAGCTGATCTATTTGCTGCCAGTGATATTGTTATTTCGCGTGCTGGAGCAAATGCACTGTATGAAATTCTCGCTTTGGGAAAACCACATATTTTAATTCCTTTATCTGCAAAAGTAAGTCGGGGAGATCAAATTCAAAATGCGCGCTATTTTAAGGAACAGGGTATCAGCACTGTTGTTGAAGAAGAAAATTTAACACCCCAATCCCTTTTAGTGGCTATCGAGGATGTTAATCAACACAAAGAAGAGATTATTGCCAAAATTAAGGCGTTAGAGATCGAGTCTGCTGCCTTGAAAATTATTACGCTGATCAAGGAGCAGATGCATGTTGAATCCCCAGAGATTGTCTGA